In Trichoderma breve strain T069 chromosome 4, whole genome shotgun sequence, the following proteins share a genomic window:
- a CDS encoding ABC transporter domain-containing protein produces the protein MEAEIRAVLPNIDPVLSDYSVGYLTHASTAWSDEENEAQISPLNEAASTITELLLSASGGTDAAQEEKIKQLVEKWVDKYAEANGGERRGPSAIRRLDQTIQVSSQRNMSSTLAVAGGAVDLESANVRKVESKVDRKKLEKAERKIAAKQQKKTFKTVEYEASRLLDQPEDAQSYEEFYMAVNPLQLGSSGANKTKDIKLDNIDVSIGANRILTDTTLTLAYGHRYGLVGNNGVGKSTLLRALSRREVAIPTHISILHVEQEITGDDTPAIQAVLDADVWRKVLIREQEDLINRLAELEVKRAPLADTSADAAKLDLEKETMDTKLGDVQAKLAEMESDKAESRAASILAGLGFSPERQQFATKTFSGGWRMRLALARALFCEPDLLLLDEPSNMLDVPSITFLSNYLQDYPSTVLVVSHDRAFLNEVATDIVHQHSQRLDYYRGANFESFYATREERKKVAKREYEKQMAERAHLQAFIDKFRYNAAKSSEAQSRIKKLEKMPVLEPPEKEYDVKFQFPEVEKLSPPIIQMSGVSFGYTPDKPLLSNVDLDVQLDSRIGIVGPNGAGKTTVLKLLISKLEASKGLVTSHPRLRIGFFAQHHVDSLDLTMSAVSFMAKAYPGKTDEEYRRQLGAFGITGTTGLQKMVQLSGGQKSRVAFACLALTQPHILVLDEPSNHLDIEAMDALAEALNEFQGGVLMVSHDVTMLQSVCTSLWVCDGGTVEKFDGTVQQYKKKIAAQADAAGVVKAH, from the exons ATGGAGGCCGAGATCAGGGCCGTCCTCCCCAACATCGACCCGGTGTTATCTGACTACTCGGTTGGATACCTGACGCACGCTTCTACCGCCTGGTCAGACGAAGAGAACGAGGCGCAAATCTCCCCTCTCAACGAAGCTGCGTCGACAATCACCGAATTGCTCCTCTCTGCCTCCGGAGGCACAGATGCCGCTCAAGAGGAAAAGATCAAGCAGCTCGTGGAGAAATGGGTCGACAAGTATGCCGAGGCGAACGGAGGTGAACGACGAGGGCCCTCGGCCATTAGGAGGTTAGATCAGACCATCCAGGTCAGCTCCCAGCGGAACATGTCGTCCACTCTGGCCGTTGCCGGTGGTGCCGTTGATTTGGAATCTGCCAATGTGAGAAAGGTCGAGTCCAAGGTCGACcgcaagaagcttgaaaaggCCGAGCGAAAGATTGCcgccaagcagcagaagaagacgttcAAGACGGTCGAATACGAGGCCTCGAGATTGCTTGACCAGCCCGAGGATGCGCAGTCGTACGAGGAGTTCTACATGGCCGTCAACCCGCTGCAGCTGGGTTCGTCGGGAGCCAACAAGACGAAGGATATCAAGCTGGATAACATTGATGTGTCTATTGGCGCCAACCGCATTCTTACCGACACAACTCTTACGCTGGCATATGGTCATCGCTACGGTCTTGTTGGTAACAACGGTGTGGGTAAATCCACATTGCTCAGAGCTCTGTCCAGGAGAGAAGTTGCCATTCCGACACATATTTCTATTCTCCACGTCGAGCAGGAG ATTACGGGAGACGATACTCCGGCTATACAAGCTGTTCTTGATGCCGATGTCTGGAGAAAGGTCCTTATCAGGGAACAAGAA GACCTCATCAACAGATTAGCAGAGTTGGAAGTCAAGCGAGCGCCGTTGGCCGATACTTCGgcagatgctgccaagcttgatctggagaaggagaccATGGACACCAAGCTTGGCGATGTTCAAGCTAAGCTGGCCGAGATGGAATCCGACAAGGCAGAGTCTCGCGCCGCCAGTATTCTGGCCGGTCTTGGTTTCTCGCCCGAGAGACAGCAGTTTGCAACCAAGACGTTCTCCGGTGGTTGGCGTATGCGTCTGGCACTGGCGCGTGCCCTGTTCTGTGAGCCCGATCTGTTGTTGCTCGACGAACCGTCCAACATGTTGGACGTTCCTTCGATTACTTTCCTTTCAAACTATCTCCAAGACTACCCCAGCACAGTTCTCGTCGTCTCTCACGACAGAGCATTCCTCAACGAAGTCGCGACGGATATTGTGCACCAGCACTCTCAGCGACTCGACTACTACCGCGGAGCCAACTTTGAGTCCTTCTACGCCACGCGTGAGGAGCGCAAGAAGGTGGCCAAGAGAGAATATGAGAAGCAGATGGCAGAGCGAGCACATTTGCAAGCCTTTATCGACAAATTCCGCTACAATGCGGCCAAGTCATCAGAAGCTCAGTCCCgtatcaagaagctcgagaagatgcCCGTGTTGGAGCCTCCGGAGAAGGAATACGATGTCAAATTCCAATTCCCCGAGGTGGAAAAGCTGTCACCTCCCATCATCCAGATGTCAGGGGTCAGCTTTGGGTACACTCCCGACAAGCCTCTGCTGAGCAACGTAGATCTCGATGTTCAGCTGGATTCCCGTATCGGCATTGTCGGCCCCAACGGTGCTGGTAAGACAACAGTCTTGAAGCTTCTCATCAGCAAGCTCGAAGCATCAAAGGGTCTCGTCACGTCGCATCCACGACTGCGTATCGGATTCTTCGCGCAGCACCACGTAGACTCGCTCGACCTCACTATGAGCGCCGtcagcttcatggccaaggcGTATCCCGGAAAGACGGATGAAGAATATCGACGCCAGTTGGGAGCCTTTGGCATTACGGGCACAACCGGTTTACAGAAGATGGTGCAGCTTTCCGGAGGTCAGAAGTCCAGAGTGGCATTCGCCTGCCTGGCGCTGACGCAGCCACACATTCTCGTGCTGGACGAGCCGTCTAACCATTTGGATATCGAGGCTATGGATGCGCTGGCAGAGGCGCTGAACGAGTTCCAGGGAGGCGTGCTGATGGTTTCCCACGACGTGACGATGCTGCAGTCGGTGTGTACGTCGCTCTGGGTGTGCGATGGCGGTACGGTTGAGAAGTTTGACGGCACGGTGCAGcagtacaagaagaagattgcggCTCAGGCAGACGCTGCGGGCGTTGTCAAGGCGCATTAA